The sequence below is a genomic window from Dioscorea cayenensis subsp. rotundata cultivar TDr96_F1 chromosome 6, TDr96_F1_v2_PseudoChromosome.rev07_lg8_w22 25.fasta, whole genome shotgun sequence.
ggcctAACAGTTCATCTTGgccaaaaaaaaaccatcatctCTCATTTTTCGCTCCAAAAATCCTGTTTGCCATGCTCCAAACTAACGTGTCCGTGGGCGGatcattttacatatatattatctaaTACCCCAAATCACGTTACctactttattactttattcCCATATTCTCAGgtatatttttgtttagctTACTACCATTCAGTGCCATGAGTATCACTCCGAGTGAAAGGAGTAGATAAATGTATATACACAAACTagatcaaaataatttcatttcaaattctcatTAAAGCACAAGCAATTCGATTCCATAGAAAAGCCAGCAAGACTGCAACCAAATTTCTTGAGCACCTAAAAATGatgcgcgcacacacacacaaagtaTACATGGAAAAAAGAAACCTTGAGATTTATGCATGGAACAATGAAACATAGTCAGGGAACACTTCCAAAATTCTCTGCACGAGATCGGGAGGAAATATTTGCGTTTGTGCAAGGCTGTACCGATGTTTCTTGATCAGCGAAACCACAAGCTCTTGTACGTTAACTTCATCAAGGACACCTGCATCCGATCAAAAAACATTATTTGTATATCTCTATCAATAATTGAAATCCaataaagagaaacaaaaatataagcTCATGACACATATCCCGCTTATGTTAAcaaaaggagaaatctttggcAATATTAATAATGGCATACCTAGTTCAAGCTCTtgtacttcatcttcttcagcATCTCCTTCTGCAACTATCTCGCCATCTAACCCCTTGGCTACTTCAGCATATCTAGAGAGAAACTCTTCTTCTGTTTCTTCTCGTTCATCATCCTCGGAATCCTAGTTGGCGATGTACATTAAGCACATGAATATATTAGCTTTTCCCGATGAACAAATATCAACAATAGTAAAATACAGTTTCAAGTGAGGAAATAATGGATGTCTCTAAGTCCAATCAcaagccaaaaaaaaagaactaaCATCTGTACCTCATCATCAAtatcatcatcttcctcatcgTCAGTATCTTCGTCagaagcttcttcttcttcttcttctgcattTTCTACGCCATCACTGGCCTCATCCTGAACTTCTTTCAAATGTATACATGCCTCCATCAATGACCTGAAACATTCATGCAAGGTGGCATTGGCACCATCTGGTGACATCTCTAGCAGCCGCTCAACCACCTTTGCTAATGATAAGACTGCACAAaatttgaggacaagcaataaaacatatattaatacTAAATACCAGAGAAATTATTTATCAGAAAGCAAATTGGCTAAGTATATGCTAGTAAGGCTACCAGCTAACTTGATCTCAGATTCATATGAGAGGCCATGTTCAGAGGAGCTAGAAGAGACATTTGCCAGTGCATGTGCCCAAATCATAAAACCTTTATCCTCATGCTTCTCCAAAATTTGCTCAACAATATTAGGATAGGATATGTAGCATGATGAGATAACCAGCAACAGGGGCTTGGATAAACCACAAGGCTTATTGCAAATTTCCCTAAAACGAGAAAATGCTGCCTCAGCAAAGGACGCTGCCATTGAATGCTTAACATCTTCTGTCTCGAGTGAAAACCTTGGCGTGTAGAGTAAAAGATGTACACATGAGCAAGCCCTTTGTGTTGCTGATGGATATGCAGTAATGGCATCATGAACAAAAGCAGCAATGCCTTCTATTATAGAATGAGTAGAATTATGAGATGGACCCTGAGATGGCAGctttctcataaaaaaatttgcagAGTCATATCTTCTATGTAAATCAATAGCTTCCTGAATGCAATTGAAAATGGACAAGTCCTCCATCTCTTCCCAAGCATGCCATTCTGCAATCAGCGCACTCCACACAGCTAGCAATTCTGGTATTTTCAATTCCGCTGCTTCATCAATGGTAACAATGAGGCGCATGACAAACCCAAGCAAAGCGGAAGCATCATCAACACATGATGGAGATGGTGATGCACTGGTAGTGGCTGTCTCCTGAAACCCATAATGTAGAAGAGCTAAATTGTCATTATGCACATAGCACAGTGTATCCAAAcaattgaattaataaatatcaaatttattcaaaaacttGAAGTCAAACATGTTCAAGAAATGGATAACCAAAATGCCACCAGGACCAATGTAAATGAagtgttaatttaattttatgcagAATCAGCTACTAAATGTTTCAAGTTTCCCAGAATGCAAACCTTTTGTTGTATTGGCATGATCCAAGCCTGTTGCAACAAAGATGAAAACGTTTTGGCAATGGTAGCACAGCCAGATCTCCACCTACTGTTTTCATGTTCCTTGAATTCATCTGAAGATTCGTCCCAGGTCTGAACCATTGCAGCCAAGGCAGAGAACCCTCGCTCAACCACCTAGCAGAAGGAAGAAAAACTCCCTTGATAAATGTAAAGGTAGGGAATAAACAACAAAGAGAAAGCTAAACATtcacaataataacatataagCAACTGAAATCCTACATAGTTTACATTTTGCTAGTATTCTATCAATAGTTGAGTTATTAAGATCATAATGGAAGTGCAAATACcagctttgaaaaaaaaaggcctaaaacctagaaaaatatataagttactGAGTGATATTAAGCaaacaaggaagaaaaagattaaaaagaaacaaaaaattgtTTGGCATGACTAGGTGAATTTTCCTGTTGTACCTGGGGCCAAGGATCAGGAGCAGGCGGCAACTGTTTTGAAATAGTGTCAGCAATTCTAGACACAACAAATGGAATATGGATAGCAATGTTATCTTTCCCCGCATCAACCACATTGCCTAGAAGCAAAAATATTAGAGATGACTCATTTTCATCAGTAGTAGCCACTCTTTCCACTAAAACTTGCAAAAGAGATTGCCAATCAGAAGGAACGTAATCATTCTGCAAAAGTAACAAGTTACAAATATGACAGAAATTATGTAATCCAAAAACAGACCAAATCTGTAGGGCCAaacagaaaatgaaaataaaaccattCTTACCTCAAGAAGTGCTGCAATAGCCCCAACTGCAGAAGCTCTAACAGGATAACAACTAATATCTTCTAAATTCGGCATGCTCAATGTCTTCGTCAAAGAAGAGTATATATCTGTGTTCATTTCCTAAAAATGAATTGCAATATCAATGATAGCTCGTATAA
It includes:
- the LOC120263435 gene encoding importin beta-like SAD2 homolog isoform X2, with product METLIPEISSLLNDSLSSEKALVSAATDGLDRLSREPQFPLSLLTIIRVGESQGLKLAAATCLKNFTRQYMEAKPSSSELHREFRNQLAQTVLQAERAILKVLAEAFRMIIIVDFVKENIWPELIPELRTVFESSNLIIQNAHSQWDAINVLTILHTIIRPFQYFQNPKDPREPVPAQLESIAEILLVPLVVTLHHNVEKVKSYMPAALSAILPSFCQDLFQILNSLNLECASPDDGYLLRLKTAKRSLYIFRALVTRHQKHVNKLLPNIFNCAFKLSKQSANIDKLDFPSERIVSLAFDVISHILETGPGWRLVSPHFSSILDSAIFPALIMNSKDVSEWEEDAEEYMRKNLPSELEEISGWAEDLFTARKSAINLLGVIAMSKGPPVVSVSSKRKKGIKANGKERRSSVGELLVIPFLSKFPLPIDGPQALPKTFHDYYGVLMAYGGLHDFLIERNPEYTSTLLRNRVLPLYSLSLCSPYLVATANWILEELASCLPEEMNTDIYSSLTKTLSMPNLEDISCYPVRASAVGAIAALLENDYVPSDWQSLLQVLVERVATTDENESSLIFLLLGNVVDAGKDNIAIHIPFVVSRIADTISKQLPPAPDPWPQVVERGFSALAAMVQTWDESSDEFKEHENSRWRSGCATIAKTFSSLLQQAWIMPIQQKETATTSASPSPSCVDDASALLGFVMRLIVTIDEAAELKIPELLAVWSALIAEWHAWEEMEDLSIFNCIQEAIDLHRRYDSANFFMRKLPSQGPSHNSTHSIIEGIAAFVHDAITAYPSATQRACSCVHLLLYTPRFSLETEDVKHSMAASFAEAAFSRFREICNKPCGLSKPLLLVISSCYISYPNIVEQILEKHEDKGFMIWAHALANVSSSSSEHGLSYESEIKLAVLSLAKVVERLLEMSPDGANATLHECFRSLMEACIHLKEVQDEASDGVENAEEEEEEASDEDTDDEEDDDIDDEDSEDDEREETEEEFLSRYAEVAKGLDGEIVAEGDAEEDEVQELELGVLDEVNVQELVVSLIKKHRYSLAQTQIFPPDLVQRILEVFPDYVSLFHA
- the LOC120263435 gene encoding importin beta-like SAD2 homolog isoform X1 yields the protein METLIPEISSLLNDSLSSEKALVSAATDGLDRLSREPQFPLSLLTIIRVGESQGLKLAAATCLKNFTRQYMEAKPSSSELHREFRNQLAQTVLQAERAILKVLAEAFRMIIIVDFVKENIWPELIPELRTVFESSNLIIQNAHSQWDAINVLTILHTIIRPFQYFQNPKDPREPVPAQLESIAEILLVPLVVTLHHNVEKALSFQYKIQFDLEQVLLMICKCVYFSVKSYMPAALSAILPSFCQDLFQILNSLNLECASPDDGYLLRLKTAKRSLYIFRALVTRHQKHVNKLLPNIFNCAFKLSKQSANIDKLDFPSERIVSLAFDVISHILETGPGWRLVSPHFSSILDSAIFPALIMNSKDVSEWEEDAEEYMRKNLPSELEEISGWAEDLFTARKSAINLLGVIAMSKGPPVVSVSSKRKKGIKANGKERRSSVGELLVIPFLSKFPLPIDGPQALPKTFHDYYGVLMAYGGLHDFLIERNPEYTSTLLRNRVLPLYSLSLCSPYLVATANWILEELASCLPEEMNTDIYSSLTKTLSMPNLEDISCYPVRASAVGAIAALLENDYVPSDWQSLLQVLVERVATTDENESSLIFLLLGNVVDAGKDNIAIHIPFVVSRIADTISKQLPPAPDPWPQVVERGFSALAAMVQTWDESSDEFKEHENSRWRSGCATIAKTFSSLLQQAWIMPIQQKETATTSASPSPSCVDDASALLGFVMRLIVTIDEAAELKIPELLAVWSALIAEWHAWEEMEDLSIFNCIQEAIDLHRRYDSANFFMRKLPSQGPSHNSTHSIIEGIAAFVHDAITAYPSATQRACSCVHLLLYTPRFSLETEDVKHSMAASFAEAAFSRFREICNKPCGLSKPLLLVISSCYISYPNIVEQILEKHEDKGFMIWAHALANVSSSSSEHGLSYESEIKLAVLSLAKVVERLLEMSPDGANATLHECFRSLMEACIHLKEVQDEASDGVENAEEEEEEASDEDTDDEEDDDIDDEDSEDDEREETEEEFLSRYAEVAKGLDGEIVAEGDAEEDEVQELELGVLDEVNVQELVVSLIKKHRYSLAQTQIFPPDLVQRILEVFPDYVSLFHA